The sequence ATTGCAGCAGTTTCCGAGAAAAAAGAAGTAAAAGAACCACCCGGAGAGTTTGTTGCGGAGTATCGAAAAGTCGCCGATGCCAGAGATTTTTTTCCAGCACCTCCTGGGCCCATTGACAAATTTCTGGAGCAGTTAAAGGCCTTTTTCACTACAGGAAATATTGTTCTCAAGGTCGGCATTATCATATTGTTTTTCGGCGTCGCATTCCTGTTGAAATATGCCGCACAGCGCAACCTTTTTCCAATTGAGTTCAGACTGGCAGGCGTTGCTGTTTTTGGATTGTCCCTGTTGATTGCCGGCTGGCGTCTTCGCGCTCGGGTCCTGCTCTACGGATTAACTTTACAGGGTGGCGGGGTCGGTATCCTGTATCTGACCGTCTTTGCAGCATCAAAGCTTTACCATTTTCTTCCCCCCACCTTATCTCTGGTCATAATGGTCGGCCTTGTGGGCCTTTCCGGGGCGTTGGCGGTGATGCAGGACGCTAAAGCTTTGGCGATCTTCGGCATAACCGGCGGTTTTCTTGCGCCGGTACTGATGTCCACCGGCAGCGGCAGCCATGTAATGCTCTTTTCTTATTACGCCCTGTTAAATGCCGGAATTCTCGGGATTGCCTGGTTTAAAGCATGGCGGGTGCTTAACCTGTTGGGTTTTGTTTTTACCTTTGTGATTGCTTCATTCTGGGGGAGTAACTATTATCAGCCGGATTATTTTAGCACCACCGAACCCTTTCTCGTACTGTTCTTTGTGTTTTATGTGGCTATCTCGGTGCTGTTTGCCCATCGCCAGCCGCCGAAATTAAAAGGCTTTATTGACGGGCCGCTGGTTTTCGGCGTATCCCTTGTTTCCTTTGCCCTGCAGGCTTGTCTGGTGAAGGACTTCGAATATG comes from Pseudomonadota bacterium and encodes:
- a CDS encoding DUF2339 domain-containing protein — encoded protein: MQIFLWVLLLIVLAEVMSLRKRIKKLEESNPKGQETEKLRTRKGEIREEVRVPSFTQDLKEEPIATRIAAVSEKKEVKEPPGEFVAEYRKVADARDFFPAPPGPIDKFLEQLKAFFTTGNIVLKVGIIILFFGVAFLLKYAAQRNLFPIEFRLAGVAVFGLSLLIAGWRLRARVLLYGLTLQGGGVGILYLTVFAASKLYHFLPPTLSLVIMVGLVGLSGALAVMQDAKALAIFGITGGFLAPVLMSTGSGSHVMLFSYYALLNAGILGIAWFKAWRVLNLLGFVFTFVIASFWGSNYYQPDYFSTTEPFLVLFFVFYVAISVLFAHRQPPKLKGFIDGPLVFGVSLVSFALQACLVKDFEYGLAISACAAGLFYILLATILWRRLTEGMRMLTEAFLAIGVVFGSLAIPLALDGHWTATAWALEGGAMVWVGVRQKRLGARVFGVLLQFGSGISFLIAACTP